Within Sphingobium sp. SCG-1, the genomic segment GGGCGGCCATACAGGCAGGCCGCAACGCCTTCTACAAGGGCGACATCGCCCGCCGCATTGGCGCTGCCGTCGAAAAGGATGGCGGCCTGATGCGGTATGAGGATCTCGCCGGGTACAAGGGCAACATCGAGAGTCCGGCGACTACCAGCGTGTTCGGCTATGAGGTTTGCAAGGGTGGCTTCTGGAGTCAGGGGCCTGCGATGCTGATGGCGCTGAACATAGCCGAGGCTGCGGGCATTGCCACCATGACGCCCGGATCGGACCCATATCTGCATACGCTGGCGGAATCGATCAAGCTGGCGTTCGACGATCGGAACATGTTCTTCGGTGATCCAGACTTTGCCAAGGTGCCGGCCAAGGGCTTGCTTTCGAAAGCGTACGCGGCACAGCGGGCAAAGCTGATCGGCCCGCGCGCATCGCTCGAACATCGCTTTGGCGATCCCTGGGCCTTCGAGGGCAGTGCCCGCACGACGCCTGTGTTCATGCCGCATATGATCAAGCGCAAGGGCGGCCCCACCGCTGACACCACCGCAGTCGAAGTGGTCGATCGCGAGGGCAACCTTTTCAGTTGCACGCCAAGTTCCGGCTGGCTGCTGGGCGGCGCGTATATTGCGGGAGATACCGGTGTGCCGATGAGCAACCGTATGACGGTGTTCGACCTCGATCCAGCAAGCCCCAACGTGCTCGCCCCCGGCAAACGGCCGCGCACCACGCTGTCGCCCTGCATTGTCATGAAAGACGGCGCGCCGTTTCTCGCGATCGGCACGCCGGGCGGCGACAATCAGGATCAGCAGATCATGAACGTGCTGCTGCGCGTCCTCGCCTTCGGTCAGCCGTTGCAGGCCGCTATCGAAGCGCCCCGGATCAACTCAAACCATTTTCACGGCTCCTTCACGGTCAAGAAAGACGAACCGGGCGTGCTGGAAATTGAGGATCGCGTGCCGGAGGATGTACGCACCGCCCTGAAAGCACGCGGGCATAAGCTGGACGTGCTCGGGCCATATGGCGTCTCGACCGGTATTGTCGCGGCGGGCGTCGTGCCCGGCCCGGGAACGTTGCGGGGCGGCGCAGACGTGCGGCGTGAACGCTACGTCTTCGGTTGGTAAATTCATGAGATTTTAAGGGGATTTTCGCATGAGGCAGCGCATCGCCGCATCGCTATTGCTGGCAGCAACGACGCTTGGCGGCGCCGCGCCGATCGCGGCGCGTGCAGAACCGGTGCAACCTGCTCCCCCCGGACAGGGGAAGACCATCGCGTTCGACGTGCACGAAGGTACGTCGATGGCGGTGTCCGTATCGCCCAACGGAAAGTTTCTGACCGTCGATCTTCAGGGCAGCCTCTGGATCATCCCTGCTAAGGGAGGCCGCGCCAAGCTCATCACCGACTATTTCAACGATGCGCGTCAGCCGGTCTGGTCGCCGGACAGCAAGACGCTGGCTTACTTCGCCTATCGCGATGGTGGGTATGATCTCTGGACAGTGTCGCCCGATGGATCGGACGCTAAGAAATTGACGGAAGGCGCCTACGACGACCGTGAACCCTCGTGGTCGCCGGATGGCAGCAAGATTGCGTTTTCCTCGGACCGGCTGGGATCGGCGAGTTACAATATTTGGACGATCGAGGTCGGTACGGGGAAGCTGGAGCAGATCACGACCAATCCCAATGAAGACCGGATGCCGACTTGGTCGCCCGACGGGCGGGAGATCGCCTATTCCAGCGCGCAGGGAACGCAGGTCGCATTGTGGGCCGTGTCGCTCGCCGACCGCAAGGAGCGGATGCTGAAGCAGGTCGAGGGTCGTGTCGATGCCCCCTCCTGGGGGCCGGATGGGCAACTCGCCTATGTCGTCGCGGACGCCAAAGGCAGCCACTTGGAAATCGACGGCAAAGCAGTGTCGGGGGCAGAAAACGTATTTCCGTTCCGGGTGTCCTGGCTACCGGGCAAAGGCGGCTATTACTATGTGTCCGACGGCCGGATCCGTCGCCGTTCGGGCAGCCGCGTTACCGAAGTCCCCTTCACTGCGAAGCTGGAAGTCACGCGGCCGCAATATACCCGCGCCAAGCGTGATTTCGATACCACTGCGCCGCGCCGCGCGCTGGGCATCGTGAAGCCTGCCGTATCTCCCGATGGCAGCCAGATCGCTTTTATCGCGCTGGGCGACCTCTATCTGATGCCAGCCACAGGCGGCACGCCGGAGAACCTCACCAAAGATCATGCGATGGAGGCCGATGTCGCGTGGTCGCCGGATGGATCGAGCCTCGTCTATACTTCGGACAAAGGCGGCGGCTTGCCGCAACTGTGGATACGCAACCTGAAAACCGGACGCGACCGCCAACTGACGCGGATGGACACGCAACCACTCGGCGCGGCTTGGTCGCCGGATGGTACGCGAATCGCATTTATCGATGTGGACGGCATGTGGGGCGTCGCGGGTGTCTGCGTAGTGGACGTGGAGACCGGCAAGGTCACGCGCCTGCAGGCGTCGCTGGGACAGCCCGGCTCGCCTAGCTGGTCGGCGGACGGTAAGAATATCGCCATCGGGCTTTCGTACAAATTCTCGTCCAGCTTTCGCGAGGGCACCAACCAGATTTACGTGATACCCGCCGATGGCAAAGGACCGCCGGTGTGGCAGGTTCCGCAGGCCAATGCCTCGATCGACACGCGCGGAGGGGGTGGCCCTGCCTGGTCGCCGGACGGCACGAAGATGGCGGCGATCTACGAAGGATTGCTCAAGATCTGGCCGGTGTCGGCCGATGGTACGCCTGCGGGTCCGCCGCGCAGCTATACGTCCGACATCTCCTATTTCCCGTCATGGGCGGGGGATTCCAAGACGATCCTCTACCAGTCGGCCGACAAGGTGAAGTCGATCGACATCGAAACCGGCGTGATCCGCGAAATCCCCATTAACTTGAGCTATACGCTCGCGAAGCCGACCGGACGCACGGTGATCCATGTCAGCAATCTGGTCGATTCCGTTCGCGACGTGACGCAGCACGACAAGGACATCGTGATAGAGGGTAACCGGATCGCATCGATCAGCGATCATGATCCCGCGCTCCACACTTCCGCCGCCAAGTTCATCGACGGTACGGGGCTTACTGCCATCCCCGGCCTCATCGAACATCATGCGCATGTGCAGAAGGACTTCGGCGCGAACGCGCACCGGGCCTGGTTGGCCTATGGTATCACCACCGTGCGCGATCCCGGTAACCAGCCCTATGACGGCGTGGAGGATCGCGAGGCCAACGAATCGGGCGTCCGCATTGGGCCGCGCATCTACACCAACGGGCCGCTTCTGGAATGGCAGCGCGTCTACTACAAGATGGGCGTTGCCGTGGCTGGTCCAGCGCATCTGGAGCGTGAACTGGAGCGCGCGCGCCTGCTGAAATATGACGTCGTGAAAAGCTATGTCCGGATGCCCGATCTCTATCAGCGCCGGATCGTGGAGGCGGCGCATGCGATGGGCGTTCCGGTGACGGGGCATGAGATCTATCCCGCCGCCTATACCGGTGTCGACGCGACCGAACATATGGGCGCGACGAGCAGGCGCGGCTATTCCCCCAAGCAGGGGCCGCAAGCGCGATCTTACGAAGATGTGATCCAGTTGTTCGGGCAGAGCCAACGGGTGCTCACACCGACAAACTTCGGCGCGTTGCTGGGCTATCTGGAGAAGAATCCGGGATATAAAAATGATCCCCGACTGGGCCTGTACCCCGGCTGGGCGCAGAAGTCGGTACAGGAACAGAACCCGATGCTGATGGCGATGCGGCAGTCTATGCTGGCGGGAAGCCTGCAGTCGCTAAAGGCGATGTACGATGCCGGGACGAAGATAACGGCGGGGACCGACACGACGATTGCGATCAATCTTCATGCGGAAATCGCGTCTTATGTCGACGCTAGCCTGACGCCGTTTCAGGCGTTGCAGTCCGCGACGAAAACCCCGGCGGAAGCTCTCAATCTGGACGCGGGCACGCTGGAGGCGGGCAAGCTTGCCGACATCGTCCTGCTGGACGGCGACCCGCGCGAGAATATCGCCAACACCTTCAACGTGCGCAAGGTCATCACCAACGGCCGCCCCTATGGCGTGGATGAACTGGTGAAGCTGGGCGACAGGCCATAGCCGCGCCTCTGGATTGGGGCACAACAGATCAGGAGTGAATAGAGTGAGAAAAGCGAACGTCGCGTTGTGCGCAGTGGCCGGCCTGATGGCGGCGTTCCACACGCCTGCCCACGCAGCTCCCGAACCGGGCGAGGCGGGGTTCCGGGCGATGCTGAAGGAGATGGTGGAAACGGATTCCAGCTTCGACACCGGCAGTTGCACAGCGGTTACGGAGAAAATCGCGGCGCGGATGAAGGCCGGCGGCTTTCCGGAAGCCAATCTGCACCTTTTCGTTCCCGAAGGGCATCCCAAGGCCGGCGCTCTGGTCGCTGTGTATCCAGGCCGCGATCCCAAGCTGAAGGCCGTACTGATGCTGGGTCACATCGACGTCGTCAACGCCCGGCGGGCGGACTGGACCCGCGACCCATTCACGCTTATCGAAGAGGGCGGGTATTTTTACGCGCGCGGTGTGGCCGACATGAAGGCGCAGGACGCGATCTGGGCCGACAATTTGCTGCGATTTCAGGCGGAAGGGTACAAACCGCTGCGCACTATCAAGATGGCGCTGACTTGCGGTGAGGAGGGCCTGTACCTGAATGGCGCGAAGTGGCTGGTCGACAATCAGCGTGATCTGATCGACGCGGGCATCGCTCTGAATGAAGGCGGATATGGGGAGTTGGACGCGAACGGCAAATATGTCGATCAGACGTTTCAGGCCGCGCAAAAGGTGGTGATGAACTTCACGCTTGAAACGACAAATCCCGGCGGTCATTCCTCGGTGCCTCGCCCCGACAACGCGATCTACAGCCTTGCCCGTGCGCTCGACGAGCTGAGCCAGTATGAGTTTCCGGTCCAGTTCATCGAAGCGAACCGCGGCTATTTTTCCAGGATGGCGAAGATCGTCGGCGGAGAGGAAGGCGCAGCGATGACCGCCATCGTCGCCAATTCCGAAGACAAGGCAGCGAGCGACATTCTCAACCGCTCACCCATTTATCATTCGATGCTGCGCACGACCTGCGTTGCGACCTTGCTGTCGGCGGGACACGCAGGCAATGCTTTGCCACAGCGGGCGACAGCGACCATAAACTGCCGCGTCATTCCGGGTGTTCCCACCGAAGAAATCCAGGCGACACTCACCAAGGTCATCGCCGATCCTGAAGTCAAGATCACGGCGGGCCGCACGTACAAACCTTCGCCGCCTGCGCCCGTAACCGACGCCGTTTTCGGTCCTGCGCAGCGGGCCTCCGCATCGGTATGGCCGCGCGTGCCGATGGTGCCGCACATGGCGACGGGTGCGACCGACGCCGTGACGCTGAATGCGGCGGGCATTCCCACCTACGGCATCTCGGGGATCTTCCGCGATCCCGATGGCAATGGCGTGCATGGCCTCAACGAGCGTATTCGCGTGCGGTCGGTAATGGAGGCGAGGAAATTTCTCTACAAGTTGGTGAAATCGTACGCCGACCAAGCGGAATAGAGCTTCCCCTTTTAATGGACGCGAAGTGCAGAAGCGGCCGTCGCTGACGTTTTACCTACGCGACGATCGTCTCGCCTGTGGTGGCCGAGATCGAGCTTGGCCGCGATATCTCCCACCAAGGCGTTGCCGCCGCGTTGCAAGAGTAACGCGATAAGTCGCTGAAGCCCGACCCGATTCGCTTCGCTCTCGAGTGATGGGAAGACGTGGACATCAATGGGATGGTCGTTCTGCCGATGGTCGCAGAGATCAGTCTCACCGATTTCCAGTTGTAGTGGATCGCCGCCAGCTCTTTCGCGCGATCATAGGCACCGCGCCAAACATTGCGTTTGACCGTCGCGGCGCTGGCCAGGATCGAAGCGCGCGTCCGCTGCATATTGCCACCGATCTGAGCCATGATCGCATCTGCACGAGCAGCCGCAGTAGTCTCGAGCGATTGTCGCTGTGCGCGATACCCAAACCCGAATTGCAAGGCGACGAATATCAGCGAAGGCAGCGAAACTGCGGCAAGCAACAATGAAATGGTCGTCTTGTTCACGGTGCCTGCGCTGCGCTCGATCATGTCTGTTTGTCACCGCTGGCGAAAAAAACGGCAAGTGGATTTGCTCGATGCGGAGCTTTCAACAGAGGTCTTCCAGAATAAACCTTTGCGACCCAGCTATCGGATAAATCCGTGGCCCTTCCGAATAGGGATTTGGGAAGCTCTTATCCACGCTGGATATTTCGCGGCCGTTCCGCGTAATAACCCTATGACACGATGCCACTCGCTTCTACTTCTCGCGCTTCTCACTGCAAGCTGCGGTCGTGGACCGCCGCCGCCGCCGGACTATCAGGCCCAGATCAGCCAGCATGATCGAGCGATAGGAGCCGAACAGCACCCAGCTTTGCTGGAAGCATTTGGCGGTGTTTACGCTGGCCGGCAGTCGGCCTATGTTACTGCCGTGGGCGAGCGGATGGCGAATGCCGCCAAGCTGAAAGGCCAGTGCCACTTCACGCTCGTGAACAGCGATGTGGTCAATGCCTTTGCCGTTCCTGGCTGCTACATCTACATCACCCGTGGCCTGTTGGCAGTGGTCAACAGTGAAGCAGAGCTCGCTTCCGTACTGGGCCATGAGCTTGGCCATATTGTCGCTCAGCATAGCGATCGACAGGAGCAGCGCTCGCTCTGGAGAACCCTTGGCGTGATAGCCGTCAGTTTGACAGGCTCCGAGAAGCTGACCGATCTGGCGGGCCAGGCGGCGCAGTTTTTCGGCCTGCGATATTCGCGGAAGCAGGAGTATGAGTCGGACGATCTTGGTGTCCGCTATCTTCAATCTGCGGGATACGACCCCTATGCTGCGACCGATATGCTGCAAGCCCTGCAGGCGCAGGAAGCCCAGCGTTCAGAAGCGGGCGGGCAGGACGCCAAGGCGCTTCCCGAATGGACACTATCCCATCCGTTGACGGAGAAGCGCATTGCGCGCGCGCATGCCAGCGCGGAAGCTACCGGTTTGGCTGATGATACGCTCCCGGAGAACCAGGCCGCGTTGCTAAAGGCGGTCGACGGCATGCTTTACGGGGATGATCCAGAGCAGGGCTTCGTACTTGGGCAACGCTTCGCCCACCCTGTGCTGCGCATCGGGTTTGCCGCACCTTCCGGCTTTACCATGACCAATAGTCCTGCAGCGATCCGGCTAATGGGTCCAGAAGGTATTCAGGGCGAATTTGGAGGAGGTGCACTTAAGGGGCGTGGTATCGCCGAATACGCAAACGCACTGTTGACGTCGGTCCTCGGCAAAACGCAGGCGACCATCGGCAGGGCAGATGAGGGCAGCGTCAACGGACTGCCTGCATTCATCCTTCCGGTGCACATCATGACGCAGAATGGTCCGGCGCAGCTCCATGTTGCGGTCTATGACGGCGGGAACGGCCAAGCCTATCATTTCATCATCGCAGCACCGCCGGGCATCGACAGTGGTCCCGTCGCGGCCGCCCTGTTTTCATCGTTCCATCGATTGAGTGACGCCGAAATCGGGAAGCTGCGTGCGCGTCGCATCGAGGTGGTCCGTGTCGCTTCCGGAGACACAACGGTGAGCCTCGGCAAACAAATGGCGGGGGATGGCGGAGAGCCCTTGCTGCGCGCGCTGAACGGCATCGTAGATAGCTCAGTCCGGTCAGGACAGTTCGTCAAGCTCGTGACTTGGGCAAGTTAGCCGCAAGCGCAAGCTAAACCGAGCCGCAATGTGATAGGCGTCGTATGTGGTGTACGCCAGCACAGTAAGAATCGGTGGAGAAGCTGAAGGTCTGCACATGAAAATGAAATACGACGCTGAGCGTCCATGAAGGGTTGCCTGGCGATGGCAGCTTCTAACTGAGCAATCGACGATCCGGACGACCAAAGGGTACCAAACGGTCAAACGACCATCGTGGTTCTAGCGCCAGAAAGGCCGAGCGGACCCCATTCAGCAGCGGCACGTTAAGTTCTGATCGAGGATTTGATCATGCAGCCAGACAGCCACCTACACAGCCATGAGCAACCACCCGCACGTAATCGTCACGAGAGGCGGAAAGCCAAGGCGCTGGAGAAACGGCCCAAACAGCGGACCTGTGGATGCGGAGCAGCCCATCGTCATTTCGAGGCGCGTCCTGATAGTTAGTCTTCTAAGCCGCGCATCAAAAAAGGGCCGGCCCTTACGAACCGACCCTCGTTCACTCTGATGGGGACCAAAGTTGCGCCTATAAAGCACGAGGGGTCTTAAGGTTCCGTGCCAAATCAAAGTTAATGCTGTCAAACATCTTGCTGAACTTGATGCATCCTTAAAAACCCATTCTGTAAAGGCCGCTGCTCAGGACCTTCGCGATCCCAAGTTGCTCGACCGCGCGGGCCTCAAGGTCGAGGATATCGGGCTGTGGGAACTTAACGAGGCGTTCGCCAGCCAGTGCCTTTATTGTCGCGACACGCTTGGCATCGATCCAGAAAAATACAACGTCAACGGAGGCGCGATCGCAATTGGCCATCCGTTCGGTATGATCGGCGCTCGGCTAATCGGCCACGCCCTGATCGAAGGCCGCAAGCGCGGCGTGCGCTATGTCGTGGTGTCGCTGTGCACCGCCGGCGGAATGGGCGCGGCGGGGTTGTTCGAGATCGTGGGATGATCGGCGATCCGGCTTGCACCCTTGGCCATTTTGCGACACCAGTGGTAATGTCTTCCAAGATCATTTCATGAAGAATTCTACAGGCACCACTAACTCAAGTGTTTCCCCATTTCTTTCGACAGGTGGCCTGGGAAGTGGCGATGCGCGCTTTGGTAGGGCAACCGCCTCGCGATCCAGATCTGCATTGCCCGACGAGCGTTCAAGGTGCGAAGACAGCACCTTCCCCTCGCGGTCCACGGTGAATCGGATATAGGGCACTCCCTGCTGCCGGCGCGCCATCGCCATGCGCGGGTAGCGCCGGTGCTTGTTGAGTTGGGCCAGTACTCGCCCTTCCCAGGTGTCAGGTGCGTTGCTCGATACCTGTGGCGCTGGCGGTGCCGGCGCCGTCTTTAGCGCAGTGGTTTCCTCAGGCCGGCGCGCGGGATCAGGCATATTCGGCCCGCCGACAGGTTGGGGCACCGAAACTGCCTGGATCGGAACGATGATCTGTTCAATCGGCTGCACCTTGGGCGGTTCGGAAGGCTCGATCTTTTTCTCGACCTGTCTTTGCGCCTCCTTCTCCTCGGGCGGGGTCTCCGGAGGCGAGGCGAGTGGCAGCAACTCCACCATCGTTGGTGCGGATGGGGGCTGCACCTGCACGACCCGATCGATGGTGAGGAGAAGCCCCACAAGGATCATCGCGAAGATGGCGATTGTGCCCGTCAGTCCGAAGATGCGACTGCTTGCCGGTGGAGCGTAAGCGCTACGCTCGAGCGGTACGGCGACAGGCGCGGTTTGCGGCAGTGGAGCAGTTTCGCTCACTTCCTCCGGCTTCACTCCACCGGCGACAAGTACTTTCATGCTGGGAACCTCGGCATCATGAAGAATGCGGCGATTGCCAGTGGCAGGCTTAGACCCAGCAACCACCCCCACGCGCGGTCCGGATTGCGCGTATGGAAGGCAGCCATGGCGACAACGGCAAAGATTATGAAACTCGCCAGTGTGGCGGCAGTGACTGCCTCCACACGGTTCATGCCGAGACGGGCCAGGAGCAGCGACAGGGTGACCGTGGCCAACGAGGTGAACGCATAGGCCCCCAGCGTTCCTGCAAGTGTGCGAGATGCGGCCGACCACCGACCCCGCGCTTGTTCACTCAGGCGGATCATGGCTGGAGCTTTCGCATGATGCGGTCGCGATTGGTGTTGGCGACGATGACCAGGGCGGCGGCGATGGTCAGCCAACCGAACCAGGCCACTGCGCCATCACCCCAGCCAAAACCCAATCCAGCAAGTGCGAACGCAAGCGCCATTGCCAAAAAGCCCATCAAGCGCAAGGTGCGGCTCAGTGCGAGGGGTAGCTTCCGGCTGAGCCAGTCCTGTTGGTGCCGCCTCATGGCGAGCAGCAGTCCGACGAAGCCGCCTAAAGACAAGAAGAAAGTTGCGGCATGGATCATGCCGCCGCCTCCATCAATTCGCGCGCCGTACGGCGCGGTGTATCCTTCGGTTTATGGATAGTGAGCTTCCATGCCGTAAAGGCACAGCCTGCAGCCGTCACCAGCATCACAAGATCGAACCCGGCAAAGATCCAATCCTGCGCCATTAAGCTCGGGAAGAGGCCGCGCGTCGTGGTTAGGTCGTTCACGACAGGCACCAGCGCATAGAGGGACGCACATGCAGCCAGGGCCTCGATCCACGCTCGCTTTACGGGCCGGGCAAGCGTCCACACGAGCACCGCACCCCAGGCTATGAACAGGCAGTTGATTTCCCACTCAGCCCGTTTCGCCATGTCGAACGGTAGCAGGCGGTTGCTAAGGAAGAACACCGCGATCCCCGCGCATGATCCCGTAATCATGCCGACGTTCAATCTTTCCACAAGCCGGAGGCCGAAATGCGGGCGATTCTGGTCGAGCAGCTTGGCGCGGCGCTTGACAGTCCACAGAACGAGGCCGCTTGCCACCATCACCGTGCCGCCAACGCCGGACAGGAAATAGAGCCAGCGCACGACCGCGCCAGAGAAGCGACCCGCGTGTAGGTCGACCATCACGCTCCGACTTGCCATGGCGATGCCCGGTACTGCAGGGATCGCCATAACCTTTCCCGTGCCACCATCCAGATAGAGAGCATCCGATGCACCGCCGATCTGTGTCGGGGACGGCCAAAGCTGAACGATCGAAGCGAGATCACCAGGGCGCTCAACAACGATGCGCGCTGGGGCGAAGCCGTCCAGCAGACTCCTCGCGCGTGACACCGCCTTGTTCAGCGAGAGTGAAGCGATCCTCTGCCCTGTAGGATTCCTCACCGGACCGGGCGGATAGGCGGCCTGGAAATAACTTCCGCGATCCGGAAATTGGGCGCTGATCGCCCAAGGCATAAGCGTGAAAAGCAGTGTGACGAGACCTGTATAAGTAATCATCAGGTGGAAGGGCAACGCCAGAATGGCGGTGACATTGTGCGCATCGAGCCATGAGCGCTGGCCTTTGCCGAAGCGCAGCGTGAAGAAATCAGCAAAGATCCTTTTATGGATGACTATACCGGAGACAATTGCCACCAGCATTGCCAGCGCGGCCGCACAGACGAGGATCTCGGCAAGCCAATGAGGGAGGTAACGGAGTTCGAAATGGAAGCGGTAGAGGAACCATCCGCCGCGCGTGTCCCGAACTGCGATCTCGCGGCCGCTGGTGGGATCAAGGATTGCCTTGCCAGAAGAGGCTGCATTGCCGATCCCGCTCTTCCATGTCGCGATCAGCGGCTCGCCGCCCCGATCAGACGGTAGGGTAATGATCCATCGATCGGCATCGGGAGCCTTGGCGGTTAGAAGGATCGAGGCCGCGCGAAGCGCAGTGCTCGATACGGTTTGTCCTCTCAGCTCCGGGCGCATCCAACCGGATATCTCTTGCTGGAAGAATGCTGCCGTGCCGAAGAGGAATATGGTGAACAGCAACCAGCCCGGCAGGATGCCTGCCCAGGTGTGAAGCCATCCCATCGACTGGCGGAAGGACTGGTTACCCATGGTCGCCTTACTCGTCGCCGTCTGCACTGGGAAAGCGGAGCGTTCCCCCATCGTCAGAAACGAGCTTTAACCGAGACGGTCACATTACGCGGATCACCGTAGAAATTGCTGTTCGCCTGTTGGGCATAGCTCGGAATATAGTAGGTCTTGTCAAAAATGTTGTTGACGTTGACAGCCGCGAGAAGCGCTGGCGTGATCTGGTATCCAATCCGAGCATTCCACACCGAATATCCTGTGATGTCGAAGCTGCGATCATATCCTTTCATCTTTGACTGAGCGGTAACGCCCAAGCCTGTACTGATGCGCTCAAGCTTGCCGGGCAGTGTGTAATCTGCCCATAGGCGTAGAAGGTGACGAGGGGTCCAGGTGCTAAACCATGCTCCCTCGAGCGACGGATCTTCAAGATACTCCGTCTTGTTATATGTGTAGCCCATCGAAGCTTGCAGGCTGGGCAGGATCTCGCCGTTGGCCTCGACTTCCACACCTTCGCTAC encodes:
- a CDS encoding gamma-glutamyltransferase family protein, translated to MSDALGGGLSRRDLGGLAIGGAAMLAGELPAFAQVAPRASAIEPTRLVSAGETLRPEIVGNFGIVAAGRHYAVAAGTRILLAGGNATDAGVAAVLAAAVTEISHFGFGGEAPTIIYDAKAKKVSVVNGQGTAPALATPDKFTDAGIIPGNGPSGGTVPAMLDAMALALQLNGTMTLDQVLQPAIELADGFVMYNFLAEVFVSQQKATSKWASAYDTYYPDGQLPKTGEIFRQPNLARTLRLIAEADRAAFKRKKDRRAAIQAGRNAFYKGDIARRIGAAVEKDGGLMRYEDLAGYKGNIESPATTSVFGYEVCKGGFWSQGPAMLMALNIAEAAGIATMTPGSDPYLHTLAESIKLAFDDRNMFFGDPDFAKVPAKGLLSKAYAAQRAKLIGPRASLEHRFGDPWAFEGSARTTPVFMPHMIKRKGGPTADTTAVEVVDREGNLFSCTPSSGWLLGGAYIAGDTGVPMSNRMTVFDLDPASPNVLAPGKRPRTTLSPCIVMKDGAPFLAIGTPGGDNQDQQIMNVLLRVLAFGQPLQAAIEAPRINSNHFHGSFTVKKDEPGVLEIEDRVPEDVRTALKARGHKLDVLGPYGVSTGIVAAGVVPGPGTLRGGADVRRERYVFGW
- a CDS encoding amidohydrolase family protein: MRQRIAASLLLAATTLGGAAPIAARAEPVQPAPPGQGKTIAFDVHEGTSMAVSVSPNGKFLTVDLQGSLWIIPAKGGRAKLITDYFNDARQPVWSPDSKTLAYFAYRDGGYDLWTVSPDGSDAKKLTEGAYDDREPSWSPDGSKIAFSSDRLGSASYNIWTIEVGTGKLEQITTNPNEDRMPTWSPDGREIAYSSAQGTQVALWAVSLADRKERMLKQVEGRVDAPSWGPDGQLAYVVADAKGSHLEIDGKAVSGAENVFPFRVSWLPGKGGYYYVSDGRIRRRSGSRVTEVPFTAKLEVTRPQYTRAKRDFDTTAPRRALGIVKPAVSPDGSQIAFIALGDLYLMPATGGTPENLTKDHAMEADVAWSPDGSSLVYTSDKGGGLPQLWIRNLKTGRDRQLTRMDTQPLGAAWSPDGTRIAFIDVDGMWGVAGVCVVDVETGKVTRLQASLGQPGSPSWSADGKNIAIGLSYKFSSSFREGTNQIYVIPADGKGPPVWQVPQANASIDTRGGGGPAWSPDGTKMAAIYEGLLKIWPVSADGTPAGPPRSYTSDISYFPSWAGDSKTILYQSADKVKSIDIETGVIREIPINLSYTLAKPTGRTVIHVSNLVDSVRDVTQHDKDIVIEGNRIASISDHDPALHTSAAKFIDGTGLTAIPGLIEHHAHVQKDFGANAHRAWLAYGITTVRDPGNQPYDGVEDREANESGVRIGPRIYTNGPLLEWQRVYYKMGVAVAGPAHLERELERARLLKYDVVKSYVRMPDLYQRRIVEAAHAMGVPVTGHEIYPAAYTGVDATEHMGATSRRGYSPKQGPQARSYEDVIQLFGQSQRVLTPTNFGALLGYLEKNPGYKNDPRLGLYPGWAQKSVQEQNPMLMAMRQSMLAGSLQSLKAMYDAGTKITAGTDTTIAINLHAEIASYVDASLTPFQALQSATKTPAEALNLDAGTLEAGKLADIVLLDGDPRENIANTFNVRKVITNGRPYGVDELVKLGDRP
- a CDS encoding M20/M25/M40 family metallo-hydrolase, encoding MRKANVALCAVAGLMAAFHTPAHAAPEPGEAGFRAMLKEMVETDSSFDTGSCTAVTEKIAARMKAGGFPEANLHLFVPEGHPKAGALVAVYPGRDPKLKAVLMLGHIDVVNARRADWTRDPFTLIEEGGYFYARGVADMKAQDAIWADNLLRFQAEGYKPLRTIKMALTCGEEGLYLNGAKWLVDNQRDLIDAGIALNEGGYGELDANGKYVDQTFQAAQKVVMNFTLETTNPGGHSSVPRPDNAIYSLARALDELSQYEFPVQFIEANRGYFSRMAKIVGGEEGAAMTAIVANSEDKAASDILNRSPIYHSMLRTTCVATLLSAGHAGNALPQRATATINCRVIPGVPTEEIQATLTKVIADPEVKITAGRTYKPSPPAPVTDAVFGPAQRASASVWPRVPMVPHMATGATDAVTLNAAGIPTYGISGIFRDPDGNGVHGLNERIRVRSVMEARKFLYKLVKSYADQAE
- a CDS encoding M48 family metalloprotease — translated: MTRCHSLLLLALLTASCGRGPPPPPDYQAQISQHDRAIGAEQHPALLEAFGGVYAGRQSAYVTAVGERMANAAKLKGQCHFTLVNSDVVNAFAVPGCYIYITRGLLAVVNSEAELASVLGHELGHIVAQHSDRQEQRSLWRTLGVIAVSLTGSEKLTDLAGQAAQFFGLRYSRKQEYESDDLGVRYLQSAGYDPYAATDMLQALQAQEAQRSEAGGQDAKALPEWTLSHPLTEKRIARAHASAEATGLADDTLPENQAALLKAVDGMLYGDDPEQGFVLGQRFAHPVLRIGFAAPSGFTMTNSPAAIRLMGPEGIQGEFGGGALKGRGIAEYANALLTSVLGKTQATIGRADEGSVNGLPAFILPVHIMTQNGPAQLHVAVYDGGNGQAYHFIIAAPPGIDSGPVAAALFSSFHRLSDAEIGKLRARRIEVVRVASGDTTVSLGKQMAGDGGEPLLRALNGIVDSSVRSGQFVKLVTWAS
- a CDS encoding energy transducer TonB, which gives rise to MKVLVAGGVKPEEVSETAPLPQTAPVAVPLERSAYAPPASSRIFGLTGTIAIFAMILVGLLLTIDRVVQVQPPSAPTMVELLPLASPPETPPEEKEAQRQVEKKIEPSEPPKVQPIEQIIVPIQAVSVPQPVGGPNMPDPARRPEETTALKTAPAPPAPQVSSNAPDTWEGRVLAQLNKHRRYPRMAMARRQQGVPYIRFTVDREGKVLSSHLERSSGNADLDREAVALPKRASPLPRPPVERNGETLELVVPVEFFMK
- a CDS encoding DUF3325 domain-containing protein; this translates as MIHAATFFLSLGGFVGLLLAMRRHQQDWLSRKLPLALSRTLRLMGFLAMALAFALAGLGFGWGDGAVAWFGWLTIAAALVIVANTNRDRIMRKLQP
- a CDS encoding PepSY-associated TM helix domain-containing protein, which gives rise to MGNQSFRQSMGWLHTWAGILPGWLLFTIFLFGTAAFFQQEISGWMRPELRGQTVSSTALRAASILLTAKAPDADRWIITLPSDRGGEPLIATWKSGIGNAASSGKAILDPTSGREIAVRDTRGGWFLYRFHFELRYLPHWLAEILVCAAALAMLVAIVSGIVIHKRIFADFFTLRFGKGQRSWLDAHNVTAILALPFHLMITYTGLVTLLFTLMPWAISAQFPDRGSYFQAAYPPGPVRNPTGQRIASLSLNKAVSRARSLLDGFAPARIVVERPGDLASIVQLWPSPTQIGGASDALYLDGGTGKVMAIPAVPGIAMASRSVMVDLHAGRFSGAVVRWLYFLSGVGGTVMVASGLVLWTVKRRAKLLDQNRPHFGLRLVERLNVGMITGSCAGIAVFFLSNRLLPFDMAKRAEWEINCLFIAWGAVLVWTLARPVKRAWIEALAACASLYALVPVVNDLTTTRGLFPSLMAQDWIFAGFDLVMLVTAAGCAFTAWKLTIHKPKDTPRRTARELMEAAA